In the genome of Fibrobacterota bacterium, one region contains:
- the mutT gene encoding 8-oxo-dGTP diphosphatase MutT, with protein MRSVIKPRLRVVAAALFDAQRRVLIAERPPGKHMAGWWEFPGGKVGTGESDAAALERELREELGIESQSETEIMTLSHEYPDRIVDLVLWKARLLRGEPRGLDGQALKWVDCQSLGNERLLPADEPFIAALQLLSSRASA; from the coding sequence ATGAGGTCGGTCATCAAGCCACGTCTCCGTGTCGTTGCTGCCGCCCTGTTCGACGCGCAGCGCCGGGTGCTCATCGCCGAGCGGCCGCCCGGCAAGCACATGGCAGGCTGGTGGGAATTTCCCGGCGGCAAAGTGGGCACGGGCGAGAGCGACGCCGCGGCGCTCGAACGCGAGCTGCGCGAAGAGCTCGGCATCGAATCGCAGTCTGAAACCGAAATCATGACGCTGTCGCACGAATATCCCGACCGCATCGTCGATCTCGTGCTCTGGAAGGCGCGCCTGCTGCGCGGTGAGCCGCGCGGGCTCGACGGACAAGCCCTCAAGTGGGTGGACTGTCAGTCACTCGGCAATGAACGGCTCCTGCCCGCCGACGAACCGTTCATCGCGGCACTTCAGTTGTTATCATCCCGCGCCTCGGCATGA